The window TTACCTCTAACCACATGATATTTCACTCCTGGTAAATCTTTAACTCGACCACCCCTAACTAAAACAACCGCATGTTCAGCCAGATTATGACCTTCACCAGCAATATAGGCGGTCACTTCCTTTTTATTAGAAAGCCTAACTCGAGCCACTTTTCTTAAAGCCGAATTAGGTTTCTTAGGAGGCATTGTTTTGACATAAAGAACTACTCCTCGTTTAAAGGGATTGGTTGCTTCTGTCATTCGCCTGTCTTTGGCATTAAAAGTTTTTCGCAAGGCAGCCGCTTTGACCTTTTTTCTTGTTTTCTTTCTGCCTTTACGAATTAATTGACTGATTCTTGGCATATTTTTATTCTATCATGAATTTAGGTTCAAATAAAGGAGTTTTTCACTCTTCAATCTTAGCTCTCTCTGGAGTCACTGGAATTAAACGACCAATAATTACATTTTCTTTAAGACCAAGTAGCTTATCTTCTTTCCCTTCAACTGCGGCATCGGTCAAAACAATGGTGGTTCTTTCAAAGGAGGCAGCCGAAAGCCAGGATTCGGTGTAAATTGAAGAACGACTTATCCCCAGGATCACCACTTGAGCTGAGGCCGGCTCGCCACCCTCCGCCAGTACTTTTTCATTCTCCTCTTCAAAAGTAGTCCGATTAACAAACTGACCAGGTAACAAAGAAGTATCGCCTGAAGTTTCTATCCGAACTTTATCGCTCATTTTCTTGACAATCACCTCAAAATGCTTATCTTGAATCTGAATTCCTTGTGATTCATAAACCATCTGTAGTTCCTCAATCAAATAGGCCTGAGCGGCTTTTAGGCCTCTGACTTCTAAGACTTCTCTTGTGTCAAGCGATCCAGTCGCCAATTGAGTTCCGGCATCAACCAAGTCTCCATCACTAACATTAATTTCACTAACGGCTGGAATAAGATATTCTTTTTCTTCAGGAGGTTTAACACCAACTGTCTTTATCTTTATTTTATAACTTTCTTCTGTTTCCAAAACTTCAACCTTCCCAGCAATTTCGGCTAGGGGCGCCAAAATTTTGGGCTTTCTAGCTTCAAATAACTCTTCAACTCTCGGCAAACCTTGAGTCACGTCAGAAACAGCAATCCCACCAAAATGATGAGTTCTTAAAGTCAGCTGAGTACCTGGTTCGCCAATTGATTGAGCCCCGATTACCCCCACTGGTGTTCCTATTTCTACCATGGTTTTAGTGGAAAAATCCCAACCATAACATTGAACACACATACCATGCTTCGTCTCGCAGGTCAAAGGTGAACGAATTTGGAGATTATTGATATTGTGTTTTTCTAAAAGGCCAATATTATTTTCGGTAATTAACTCGCCTTTTTTAAGGATGATTTTCTTTGTTTTAGGATCACTAACCTTCTTAGCCAAAACCCGACCCAAAGCTCTCTCCAAAAACTTATCGCCCCTCTTGCCGGAACGATTAATTTCAATTGAATCTTTCGTCCCACAATCTTCTTCACGAACAATAACGTCATGGGCGACATCAATCAATCGCCGCGTTAAATAACCGGCATCAGCGGTCTTCAAAGCCGTATCAGTTAAACCCTTGCGTCCACCTCTAGCGGAAGTAATGTATTCAAAAACCGATAAACCTTCTCTGAAATTCGATTTGACCGGCAACTCAACAATTTTACCCAAAGGGTCAACCACGAGCCCTTGCATGGCTGAAAGTTGCTTAACCTGTTCTTTAGAAGCTCTGCCTACTTTAGCTTCAATAATTAAGCGAACACTGTTTTCCAAATCAAATTTTTCCCAAGTTTTATCCGCCAATTCCTCTGTTGTTTCCATCCAAACTTCTTGGGTCAAACGTCGCTTTTCCTGAT of the Patescibacteria group bacterium genome contains:
- the rpsL gene encoding 30S ribosomal protein S12; amino-acid sequence: MPRISQLIRKGRKKTRKKVKAAALRKTFNAKDRRMTEATNPFKRGVVLYVKTMPPKKPNSALRKVARVRLSNKKEVTAYIAGEGHNLAEHAVVLVRGGRVKDLPGVKYHVVRGKFDTAGVEDRKKARSKYGTRKGAAATPAAGGGKSDERTEKKGEEKGENNER